The Treponema phagedenis DNA segment TTCCACACTCATACCAAGTCTGTCCGCAATATAACTCCCGATCGCAAATGATCCGCCAAGTACTTTAAACGCATTAAGGCCGAATCGATATGATTCATCTTTTACAAAGATGTTTTTAATTCCCAAATAATTTGATAAATGCGCAAGTTCTACAAGAGGTGTTTTTTCATATTGAGGAAAGCTCTTATGAAAATTTATTACGCGCTTAGCTACCGTATCATTTATAAAACGTATATCAACATCCCGGGGGTCTTTTCTCATAGAAGCCAGTAATATTTTTTCCATAGTTATTCCTTTCCGTTATTTTTATCGGTTAAAAGTTTTGTGTAACATGTTCTTCTTACATGTTCGATATGTAAACAATGAGCTATCATAGAGATAGCTCATAATGTTTAACCTTCGATATACATTGTCGGCAGTGCGGCATACACTGCGGCACAAGTGATTAAATCTTGCTTAAATGTTATTTCGTTCGGCGCATGAGCCTGATCTTCCGCTCCCGGTCCAAATCCGATTGTCGGAATTTTGTGCCGCCCCATAATTGCTACGCCGTTTGTCGAGAACGTCCACTTGTCTACAAGAGGCCGCGAAAATCTCTTCTCTTCTTCTTTTTTTATCGGAGGAGAAATTCTCTTATCCCCATAAAGTGCTTTGTATGCTTTTTCCAAAGCGACTGTTACTTTATGGTCTTTAGGAATTACCCACGTCGGAAAATAGCACTCTTGTTCATACGAAAGTCCTTTCCAAGACGGACGCGCATACTTATACATGGTAACCTTTGCATTGTGTTTTTTACAGGCGGGCAAGTCTTCAATTTCCTTAATGCAGCTTTCCCAAGTTTCTCCGGCGGTCATTCTTCTATCAAGAGATATAGCACAAGAATCGGCTACCGCACACCGCGACGGAGATGTAAAGAAGATTTCAGAGGTTGTTACTGTTCCTCTTCCAAGGAAATTTGCTTCTTCATATTCGGGGTTATATTTTTTATCAAGCATCTTTACAAGGCCTTTGATTTCAACACTGTCATCCGCCGGATTCTCGTTTAAGGCTTCAACCTCTTTTAAGATTTCAGCCATTTTATAAATAGCGTTGTCTCCGCGTTCGGGAGCGGATCCATGGCAGCTGACTCCGCTTACTTCTACGCGAATTTCCATTCTGCCGCGCTGTCCCCGGTAGATACCGCCGTCAGTCGGTTCGGTGGAAACAACAAACTCGGGCTTTATACCTTCCTGTTCAATCATATAAAGCCAGCAGTTTCCGTCGCAGTCTTCTTCTTGCACAGTACCTGTTACCAAAACTTTGAACTTATCATTTAAAAGTCCCAAGTCTTTCATAATTTTTGCAGCATATACCGATGCAACAGGGCCGCCAAGCTGATCGCTTGTTCCTCTGCCGCCTATTGTATGTTCGTCTTCATAACCTTCATACGGATCAAACTTCCAGTTATCCCTGTTTCCGATGCCTACCGTGTCAATATGTCCGTCAAATGCGATTATCGTCTTACCGGTTCCCATTTCTCCAAGCACATTGCCCTGCTTGTCAATCCATGTTTTATCAAATCCGACCTTATCCATTTCCTGTTGGATTCTTTTTGCTTTTTCACCTTCTTCACATGATTCACCCTTAAGCTGTACCAAATCTCTTAAGAATTTAATCATATCTTCGTGATATTCAGCCGCTTTTGCTTTAATTTTTTCAAAATCCATGTTTGCCATTTCTATCTCCTTATTGAATTACTTATCATTAATTCTTGCCGTATCTTTATTCCAAAGCTCTTCCAATTTTGCTTTGGGATTTTGTATTTTTTGTAGGAAAATCATTGCTGCGATTATATACGGTTTAAAGCTTGCTTCGGTGTACAGCTCTTTTCTGTATTTATCAAAAACTTTTTTATCAACTTCTCCCGCTTCACAGGAAACGCCGGTAATATCGGCAGGGAGCGGGTGTCCATAAAGAGCGTTCCCGTTTTTTGTCAGCTTCATAAGTTCTTCGGTAACTGTCCAATCTTTATGCGTTGCGTTTTGCTTAAGAAGTCTTTGCTCAAGTTTATCTATTCCGTCAAAGTCGCCCCTGCCATAGAGCTCTGTTCTTTCTTCCATTGCCGCAAAAGGCGCCCACGATTTAGGATATACAATATCGGCATCTTTAAATGCTTCTTCCATAGAGTTTGATATTGTAAATGAACCGCCGTATTTTTTAACATTGTTTTTTGCAACACCGACTACATCTTCCATTACGTTATATCCTTCCGGATGTGCAAGGACAACATCCATGCCGAGTCTTGTCCAAAGCCCTATGCCACCTTGAGGCACCGATAAGGGTTTACCGTATGACGGTGAATATGCCCATGTAAGCGCAATTTTTTTGCCTTTCAGGTTTTCAAACCCGTTAAAATAATGTGCAAAGTGGAGTGTGTCAGCCATCATTTGTGTCGGATGGTCTATATCGCATTGTAAAGATATCACGGTGGGCTTTTGCTCAAGAATGCCTTCTTCATATCCAAGCTTTACGCTGTCGGCAAATTCTTTTTGATATGTGTGTCCCTTTCCGATATACATATCATCCCTGATACCGATAACATCCGCCATAAATGAAACCATATTTGCGGTTTCAAGCAATGTTTCGCCGTGTGCAATTTGAGATTTCTTTTCGTCCAAATCCTGTACTTCAAGCCCTAAAAGATTACACGCCGATGCAAAAGAGAATCTTGTTCTGGTTGAATTATCTCTGAAAATCGAAATCCCAAGTCCGGAATCAAATATTTTTGCAGACTTGTTATTTTCGCGCAGCTTTCTGATAGCATCCGCAACGGCAAATACCGCTTTCAACTCGTCATCGGTTTTATCCCAAGTCAGAAAAAAGTTCTCATTGTACAGTCCTTTAAAATCCAACTTGTCCAAGCTTCCGATCAACTCTTTAAAATCCATGTTAAACCTCCACAATTGTTTTAATTGTTTTATTCTTGTATCGATTTTTCAATTTCGCCAAGATATCTGTAAATTGTTTGGGCGGATATATCCAAAAGTTCCGCAACCTTATTAACCGAGCCCTTATATTTAAATACATTTAATTTATAAAGCTCCCGTATAGGATTGCCTTCCGATTCTATATTCTTAACAGGAATATTTCTATCCCAATGCACAAATACATTTCTTATTATTCCTTCAAGGATTGAGTCCATTGATTCGTCAAAATAATCTTTTGAACCGGCAAGATTTTCTTCAAGCCCGTAAAGCACTTCATTGGTGTAAAAGTCTCTAAACTCCAAATACTTTGTCAGGTCATAATTTACGCAAAGCAAGCCTATAAGCTCTCCGCCCTGTTTTATATAGTATGTAGATGCTCTAAACACCCGCTGGTTAGACTCATTGATGATGATATAATTTAAAACACAATCATGTTTCCGATAATCGCTTCGCATTATTTTCTCAAGCGTATATCCCGTTATCTCATCACCTACTTTTCTGTTTGAAAGTCTTCCGTTTACCATAAAAATTATTTTGCTATATCCCTTGTGATAATCCCGCAAAACCACTTCGCAATTTGGTCCCGCAACAACCGAAATAAACTGCGCAATAGAAATGTATTGCTCAAGAATTCTTTCTTTTTCGTCCCTCTCTATGATACCTGCCTCCTCATTATTGTATAATAAAAAATTACCCAAGTCAACAATTTTTAAGAATTTTTTATTGCATTTTGCACTATTTTTACTCTTATTTACAAGTAAGAAAAACCTGAATTTTCTTAAACCTATCGCACCGCAGCGTATGCTTGTTCGCGTTTTCTAAAGACAAATGCTCCATCCCCTTTCTTGCCTAAAAATTTTCCATACTGCGCAACAAGTTTGCCTCTTAAAAAAACCATTGCAATGCTGCACTTACTTTCAAAACCTTCATACGTATTATAATCGCAAACAGAGTGTTGTGTTTTAACGGAGATGGTTTTTTTCCTATTGGGATCTATTATTGTGATGTCGGCATCGGAACCGACTTTTAATGCGCCTTTCTTAGGATACATTCCGAAAATTTTTGCGGCATTTGTACTCATTACCTCAACAAACCTGTTTAAACTCATTCTTCCCTTCATAACTCCTTCGGAAAAAACAACCATAGGTCTTTCTTCAACGCCCGGTGCGCCTCCCGGTGAAGCGGTAAAATTTTTTATATGAGGAAGTTTATCTCTTTTTAAATTGAACGGGCAATGGTCTGTCGCCACAACTTGCAATGTTTTATCTTCAAGAGCGTTCCATAACGATTCTCTATCAGCTTTTTTTCTCAGCGGAGGCGCCATAAGGTATTTCATCCCCTCCTCATCTCCGTCTTCAAAATACTTTTCCTCCGTCAGCGTTAAATATTGGGTACATGTTTCAGCATAAAGATTTTTTTGTCCGAGAGCCCTTCCCAATCTAATTCTTTCAACCGATTCATGGGCAGAAGTATGAACAATGTATATCGGCCCGTCTCCTATCAATTTTGCTAAATTTAAAAGCTCATCAACAGACTCCGCCTCTGCTTCATTTGGTCTTGAATACGCATGATAAATAGGGGAGATTTTGTTCTCGCTGACAAATTTATTTCTTAAATAATTGGTTATCTTATCATTTTCGCAATGAATGGTGAGAAGCCCGCCCGCTTTTTTCATAACCTCAATAATCTTATAAAAATCAACCTCATTCATTGCGTATCCATAGGTTGAGTATGCTTTAAAAGACGCAATGCCTTCGTTTTTCACGATATCATATAATTCTTCCAATATAGAATCATCAACGTGTTGAATAACACCATGGAAAGAATAATCAACAACGGACTTTTTCCCAAGCTCTTTATAATTGTTTAAAGAATAATGAAGATTACACCCCTGAGGCCCAAAGGCAATATGGTCTATAATCATCGTAGTTCCTCCGCATGCGGCGGCAATCGTCCCTGTATAAAAATCATCTACAGAGGTGTACGTTTCGGATTGCTTCAGTTCCATATGCGTGTGCGGATCAATAAGCCCCGGCATCACATACAACCCCGCCGCATCATACACTGCCTCACAAGTCTTTTCCTTATGCGCAAAGTCGCCAATCCCTGCAATAACTTCGCCCTCAATAAAAACATCCGCCTTTTTAACTTCTGAATCGGTTACGATTGTTCCGTTTTTAATTAATATGTTCATTATTTTACTTCCTAATTGTGTGAGATAGGTTGATTATAGTACATCAAATAATAGCTTGCAATTAGAACAGAGGAATTTTTAAATTTTGGGCATTCCTCGATACCTTGTAAGAGTTTTAAAGCTTTGTAAGCAGACTTGCGTTAAAACATCGCTGCTGTGAGGAATCACAGACATGTGCCACAAAAGGAGAAATACCTTATACCTTCTCCAGATATTTTTCCAAAAGTTTGCACGCCGCCTGTTCATCAACTGTTGCGATAAGTCCGGCGGAAGCGAGTAGGTAGGATTTGTCGAGCAGGAATGTGCAGTTTTTCGGTGCGAGGTAGTTTTCTTCCATTTGATGTATTGCGCAGAGTATGCGCTCGGGAGCTTTGCTGTGTATTAAAACGCCGCCGGTTCCGATAAAGTATTTTACAAAGCGAAGGTCTTTTCCGTTTTGCTGAAACATGGTGCGGGTTGATGTGGGTACTTTTTTTACAGTGCCTACATGGCGTTTTAAAGCTTCTTTTGCGGCAATATGCGCCATAATTTGGTCAAACTCATATTCATCGAAAGTTTCCGGAATATAGGCGGTGTTGCGAAAGCGAAAATCCGTTTTTTCTT contains these protein-coding regions:
- the hydA gene encoding dihydropyrimidinase, giving the protein MNILIKNGTIVTDSEVKKADVFIEGEVIAGIGDFAHKEKTCEAVYDAAGLYVMPGLIDPHTHMELKQSETYTSVDDFYTGTIAAACGGTTMIIDHIAFGPQGCNLHYSLNNYKELGKKSVVDYSFHGVIQHVDDSILEELYDIVKNEGIASFKAYSTYGYAMNEVDFYKIIEVMKKAGGLLTIHCENDKITNYLRNKFVSENKISPIYHAYSRPNEAEAESVDELLNLAKLIGDGPIYIVHTSAHESVERIRLGRALGQKNLYAETCTQYLTLTEEKYFEDGDEEGMKYLMAPPLRKKADRESLWNALEDKTLQVVATDHCPFNLKRDKLPHIKNFTASPGGAPGVEERPMVVFSEGVMKGRMSLNRFVEVMSTNAAKIFGMYPKKGALKVGSDADITIIDPNRKKTISVKTQHSVCDYNTYEGFESKCSIAMVFLRGKLVAQYGKFLGKKGDGAFVFRKREQAYAAVR
- a CDS encoding YgeY family selenium metabolism-linked hydrolase, which encodes MANMDFEKIKAKAAEYHEDMIKFLRDLVQLKGESCEEGEKAKRIQQEMDKVGFDKTWIDKQGNVLGEMGTGKTIIAFDGHIDTVGIGNRDNWKFDPYEGYEDEHTIGGRGTSDQLGGPVASVYAAKIMKDLGLLNDKFKVLVTGTVQEEDCDGNCWLYMIEQEGIKPEFVVSTEPTDGGIYRGQRGRMEIRVEVSGVSCHGSAPERGDNAIYKMAEILKEVEALNENPADDSVEIKGLVKMLDKKYNPEYEEANFLGRGTVTTSEIFFTSPSRCAVADSCAISLDRRMTAGETWESCIKEIEDLPACKKHNAKVTMYKYARPSWKGLSYEQECYFPTWVIPKDHKVTVALEKAYKALYGDKRISPPIKKEEEKRFSRPLVDKWTFSTNGVAIMGRHKIPTIGFGPGAEDQAHAPNEITFKQDLITCAAVYAALPTMYIEG
- the ygeW gene encoding knotted carbamoyltransferase YgeW → MDFKELIGSLDKLDFKGLYNENFFLTWDKTDDELKAVFAVADAIRKLRENNKSAKIFDSGLGISIFRDNSTRTRFSFASACNLLGLEVQDLDEKKSQIAHGETLLETANMVSFMADVIGIRDDMYIGKGHTYQKEFADSVKLGYEEGILEQKPTVISLQCDIDHPTQMMADTLHFAHYFNGFENLKGKKIALTWAYSPSYGKPLSVPQGGIGLWTRLGMDVVLAHPEGYNVMEDVVGVAKNNVKKYGGSFTISNSMEEAFKDADIVYPKSWAPFAAMEERTELYGRGDFDGIDKLEQRLLKQNATHKDWTVTEELMKLTKNGNALYGHPLPADITGVSCEAGEVDKKVFDKYRKELYTEASFKPYIIAAMIFLQKIQNPKAKLEELWNKDTARINDK
- a CDS encoding helix-turn-helix transcriptional regulator — translated: MGNFLLYNNEEAGIIERDEKERILEQYISIAQFISVVAGPNCEVVLRDYHKGYSKIIFMVNGRLSNRKVGDEITGYTLEKIMRSDYRKHDCVLNYIIINESNQRVFRASTYYIKQGGELIGLLCVNYDLTKYLEFRDFYTNEVLYGLEENLAGSKDYFDESMDSILEGIIRNVFVHWDRNIPVKNIESEGNPIRELYKLNVFKYKGSVNKVAELLDISAQTIYRYLGEIEKSIQE